Proteins from one Malaya genurostris strain Urasoe2022 chromosome 2, Malgen_1.1, whole genome shotgun sequence genomic window:
- the LOC131431873 gene encoding WW domain-binding protein 11 produces MGRRSINTTKSGKYMNPTDQARKEARKKELKKNKKQRQMVRAAVLKGKDPAQLIEEMEKIDEMEFNVYQPSPLNEKVLKEKRKKLKETLDRVMRLYQADDPDLWGELKRKEVDYEKRRNKRIQYYESVRHAEQVQVDDIPLPSANETPTPLSIPRIPIPPTLPAIIPPIKPVPPPVLKKPVENPIEPSEPVDDDDDIPGCPPGPPPDIFMMPELDFDLEEFHSETQKSVKFFDDADSRDNSDDSDIEKPKQPSTVQQKMLAISGQNLDEFMKEMENVQKKKDQLDNPPGAIPMLPKHPLALPNPAPHPSDPTVKYVPMPSMPMPGPIQPALMIRPPPLRPGIPGMPGLRMPPRPPPGIPPRLGIRMPPGPPAGPPPKHIQQQHMRNMLHQQQLHKDPKSATISAKPQIRNLSADVTRFVPSALRTKKDEGVKRPHPNRSDVGHHQPNVQQQHQHMHPGRPGIGAIESSKPSKDDAYLQFMREMEGLL; encoded by the coding sequence ATGGGACGACGCTCGATTAATACCACCAAGAGTGGAAAATATATGAATCCGACAGACCAAGCCCGGAAAGAAGCACGTAAGAAGGAgttgaagaaaaacaaaaagcaacGGCAGATGGTTCGTGCAGCCGTCCTGAAAGGCAAAGATCCAGCGCAGCTTATCgaagaaatggaaaaaatagaCGAAATGGAGTTTAATGTATATCAGCCTTCACCACTAAATGAAAAAGTACTGAAGGAGAAACGCAAAAAATTAAAGGAGACTTTGGATCGCGTTATGCGGCTCTACCAGGCTGATGATCCAGATTTGTGGGGCGAGTTAAAGCGAAAAGAAGTTGACTATGAAAAACGTCGGAATAAACGCATTCAGTATTACGAGAGCGTAAGGCATGCTGAACAAGTTCAAGTTGACGACATCCCCCTGCCATCAGCAAATGAGACACCTACACCTCTATCTATTCCAAGAATTCCGATACCTCCGACCTTACCTGCAATAATTCCTCCAATTAAACCCGTCCCACCTCCGGTGCTGAAGAAACCAGTAGAAAATCCTATAGAACCTTCGGAACCGgtagatgatgatgacgatatcCCTGGATGCCCTCCTGGGCCGCCTCCAGATATATTCATGATGCCAGAACTTGATTTCGATTTAGAAGAGTTTCACAGCGAAACTCAGAAAAGTGTTAAATTTTTCGATGACGCTGATTCCCGAGACAACTCTGACGATTCGGATATTGAAAAACCAAAACAACCTAGTACGGTGCAACAGAAAATGCTTGCAATATCGGGACAGAATTTGGATGAATTCATGAAGGAAATGGAAAATGTACAAAAGAAAAAAGATCAGTTGGACAATCCGCCTGGAGCGATTCCGATGCTTCCTAAGCATCCTCTTGCTCTACCGAATCCGGCACCACACCCATCGGATCCAACTGTCAAATATGTACCTATGCCATCAATGCCAATGCCGGGACCTATCCAGCCAGCTCTAATGATACGGCCTCCCCCACTTCGACCCGGCATTCCCGGTATGCCTGGATTACGCATGCCTCCTCGACCGCCGCCAGGAATTCCGCCTCGATTAGGCATCCGTATGCCACCAGGACCTCCGGCAGGTCCTCCACCGAAACACATCCAACAGCAACACATGCGTAATATGCTGCACCAGCAACAGCTGCACAAAGATCCGAAAAGTGCTACAATTTCCGCTAAGCCTCAAATTCGAAATCTCAGTGCCGATGTTACTCGTTTCGTTCCCAGTGCCTTGCGGACTAAGAAGGACGAAGGCGTTAAACGGCCACACCCGAACCGGTCTGACGTTGGCCATCATCAACCGAACGTACAACAGCAACACCAACATATGCATCCGGGACGGCCTGGAATCGGTGCTATCGAATCCAGCAAACCCAGCAAGGACGATGCTTACTTGCAGTTCATGAGAGAAATGGAAGGATTACTTTAA
- the LOC131431878 gene encoding uncharacterized protein LOC131431878: protein MDVYYISDSIHYGSFRNPLYRDYEKFPYGTLENPLNNPSKLKQHQQQRNGGFTMAQEKSKSKSSKEPCPFCKEQKKRPLGAYMRKRSQRITSESISEDAEENGEERECGAETSPTGSPSNIELASDNHFHHVHGHRNSACGKYFRQDSQDSDGK from the exons ATGGATGTGTACTACATAAGCGACAGTATCCATTACGGTTCGTTCCGTAATCCGCTGTATCGGGATTATGAAAAATTCCCCTATGGAACACTGGAGAACCCACTTAACAATCCGTCCAAGCTTAAGCAACATCAGCAACAGCGGAATGGCGGCTTCACCATGGCACAAG aaaAGTCTAAAAGCAAATCATCCAAGGAACCGTGTCCGTTCTGCAAGGAGCAGAAGAAACGACCGCTGGGAGCATATATGCGTAAACGGAGCCAACGCATCACAAGCGAAAGCATTTCCGAAGATGCAGAAGAAAATGGAGAAGAGCGAGAGTGTGGTGCCGAAACGTCACCCACCGGAAGCCCAAGCAACATCGAGCTGGCCTCGGACAATCATTTCCATCACGTACACGGCCATCGCAATTCGGCTTGCGGAAAATATTTCCGTCAGGATTCACAGGATAGCGATGGCAAATGA